From a single Rutidosis leptorrhynchoides isolate AG116_Rl617_1_P2 chromosome 5, CSIRO_AGI_Rlap_v1, whole genome shotgun sequence genomic region:
- the LOC139849008 gene encoding uncharacterized protein, with protein MLNQYSAVAQAFRMVRDWSTNNRSSEFQLRLLSKVTHSRQYNTPTVAEVAALITSDFGQCTASRDIIVQEKNCPPKRISELHQLYMALQYPLLFPYGETGYHEEIPYRNNNGRRKTNREFVTMREFYCYMIQQRENEGTTLLRGGRLFQQYLVDAHTAVEEQRLKWLRNHQNELRLDLYNNVCDAVTRGDTKATSIGKRIILPASHTGSPRYMVQNYQDAMLLCREFDNPDLFITFTSNPKWPEIEGMLSYIEGQLPPDRPDIVARMFKQKLDSLMNDIMKAHIFGTTEACIYIIEFQKRGLPHVHMLIWLTRDCKCKSPSDIDDIISAEIPSQTHDPGAYKAVTEYMLHGPCGGKNTDAPCMVDRKCSKNFPKPYYAETTIDEDGYANYRRRNNGEKPSVIKLSYHLPNQQAITVHDSENLPALLHRESIKETMFTQWFELNNRDQKARNLTYAKIPIHYVWNQEAKE; from the exons ATGCTGAATCAATACAGTGCTGTTGCTCAAGCATTTCGGATGGTACGCGATTGGTCTACTAACAATAGATCATCAGAATTTCAGCTGCGGTTGCTCTCTAAGGTGACACACTCACGGCAATATAACACCCCTACCGTAGCTGAGGTGGCCGCATTGATAACAAGTGACTTTGGGCAGTGTACGGCTTCAAGGGATATCATTGTGCAGGAAAAAAATTGCCCGCCAAAAAGGATATCAGAACTGCACCAACTATATATGGCGTTGCAGTACCCTTTATTATTTCCATACGGCGAAACAGGGTATCACGAAGAAATCCCCTATCGTAATAACAATGGACGACGGAAAACTAATAGAGAGTTTGTCACCATGCGCGAGTTCTATTGCTATATGATTCAGCAACGTGAAAATGAAGGCACCACCCTACTTAGAGGTGGACGTTTATTTCAACAATATTTAGTCGATGCACATACAGCTGTAGAAGAACAAAGGCTTAAATGGCTAAGGAATCACCAAAATGAGCTACGCCTCGACCTATATAATAATGTGTGTGACGCTGTTACGCGCGGCGACACGAAGGCGACGTCAATAGGAAAAAGAATCATCCTACCAGCTTCACATACCGGTAGCCCACGATATATGGTTCAGAACTACCAAGACGCAATGCTACTTTGTCGAGAGTTTGATAATCCAGATTTGTTCATCACCTTTACATCTAACCCTAAATGGCCAGAAATTGAAGGCATGCTGTCTTATATAGAAGGTCAGCTACCACCGGATCGGCCAGACATTGTTGCAAGAATGTTCAAGCAAAAGCTTGACTCGCTCATGAATGATATAATGAAAGCTCATATATTTGGCACaacagaagcat GTATATACATTATTGAATTTCAAAAACGCGGATTGCCCCATGTCCACATGTTAATTTGGCTAACCCGTGATTGCAAATGCAAGAGCCCATCAGACATTGACGATATCATATCCGCTGAAATTCCATCTCAGACTCATGACCCAGGAGCGTACAAAGCTGTTACCGAGTACATGTTACATGGGCCTTGCGGAGGAAAAAATACAGACGCACCTTGCATGGTTGACAGAAAATGCTCGAAAAATTTTCCTAAGCCCTATTATGCGGAAACGACAATAGATGAGGATGGATACGCAAACTACAGGCGGAGGAACAATGGAGAAAAA CCATCAGTTATCAAATTGTCCTACCATTTACCAAATCAGCAGGCTATCACCGTACACGATTCAGAAAACCTGCCAGCACTGTTACATAGGGAAAGCATCAAGGAAACCATGTTCACGCAGTGGTTTGAACTAAACAACCGAGACCAGAAAGCAAGAAACTTGACATACGCAAAAATTCCTATACATTATGTATGGAATCAGGAAGCAAAAGAATAG